One Narcine bancroftii isolate sNarBan1 chromosome 3, sNarBan1.hap1, whole genome shotgun sequence DNA window includes the following coding sequences:
- the mttp gene encoding microsomal triglyceride transfer protein large subunit isoform X5: MDRKVTIKKITWIRCQMTGRQQMWCLNSRRGTGLSQDMVFRKMSMLWVLLTLIISSSATSTKMRQGGPRFNAGKIYKYHYFVELQLHRGGEAIEESVGFKIVSNINIDLLWRNSSNEDDQLIRIAVTDVKVENVSERTDDKNIFKGLNEEGILGKSNLVSLKKPVLIHWINGKVKTFYSFSNEPVVFQNIKRGLASLFQVQLRSTSINEVDVSGKCKVNYQAHRNQVTKVKKLNSCKVAQKGFTSHSKVLGVNTTSLSMSFYVFEKNLIHSVLSEEHHLISLNLQDELSTKIVSIQKLEFLMTEVGPKEIQGDQISNIVNSVNPKYIPTSIISGVVKARCKECPSLVEYWQSIRKELEPENLAKASASRKFLSLVQALRKAKKEEILQILRNESESRLPPLVDAVTSAHTEASLAAMMEFLDFKNDSSFILQERFLYASGFAAHPTKELLNALMGILDGKIGSEDIRETVIIIVGALVRKFCEKGQCELPAVIKAKEMILDGAETAKTESEILMYLLALKNALLPNAVPIFLKHAEAGSGPISNVAISAIQKYEQAFITEEVKKVMNRIYHQTRGIHEKTVRVSAADIIFNNNPSYMEVRNILLSIGELVPEMNKYILAKIQDILRFKLPGSDIVKKVLKDTFVHNYDRFSKIGSSSAYSGYMKQGIDSRSIYSLDILYSESGILRKSNMNIFVFSQESQLHATQVVIEAQGLETLIAATPDEGEENLDSMAGMSAVLFDVQLRPVTFFRGYSDLMAKMFTTTGDPISVVKGVILLIDHSQVLPLQSGLRAAVEFQGGLAIDISGGMEFSLWYRESKTTVSNSYQALELPLVTLTWGFDTRKGLYA, from the exons tgcgACAAGGTGGGCCAAGGTTTAACGCAGGGAAGATATACAAATACCATTACTTCGTGGAGCTCCAATTACACAGAGGAGGAGAAGCAATTGAAGAAAGTGTAGGATTTAAAATTGTATCCAACATCAACATTGATTTGTTGTGGAGAAACTCAAGCAATGAAGATGACCAACTTATTCGAATAGCG GTAACTGATGTCAAAGTTGAAAATGTGAGTGAACGAACAGATGATAAAAACATCTTTAAAGGCCTCAATGAAGAAGGAATCCTTGGAAAAAGTAACTTAGTATCCTTGAAGAAGCCAGTCCTCATCCATTGGATTAATGGAAAG gtGAAGACGTTTTACTCATTTTCAAATGAGCCAGTGGTATTTCAGAATATCAAGAGAGGCCTGGCCAGCTTATTCCAAGTCCAACTCAGATCCACAAGTATTAATGAG GTTGATGTATCCGGGAAGTGCAAGGTTAATTACCAGGCACATCGTAACCAGGTAACCAAAGTGAAGAAATTAAACAGCTGCAAGGTGGCACAGAAAGGATTCACCAGTCACAGCAAG GTATTAGGAGTTAATACAACATCATTATCAATGAGTTTTTATGTATTTGAGAAGAATTTAATTCATTCAGtattatcagaggagcatcacctGATATCTCTCAATCTCCAAGATGAACTTTCAACCAAAATTGTATCAAT ACAGAAGTTGGAGTTTCTGATGACAGAGGTTGGGCCTAAAGAAATCCAAGGAGATCAGATTAGCAATATTGTTAATTCAGTGAATCCCAAATATATCCCCACCTCTATAATTTCTGGAGTAGTCAAAGCAAGATGCAAAGAATGTCCCTCA CTTGTCGAATACTGGCAGAGTATTCGTAAAGAATTGGAGCCAGAGAATCTCGCAAAGGCCTCTGCCTCCAGGAAATTCTTATCTTTGGTTCAAGCTCTCAGAAAAGCTAAAAAGGAAGAGATCCTGCAAATCCTAAGAAATGAGAGTGAAAGTAGACT CCCCCCATTAGTCGATGCCGTGACCTCTGCTCACACTGAGGCTTCTTTGGCAGCAATGATGGAGTTCCTGGATTTCAAAAACGACAGCAGTTTCATCCTGCAGGAAAGGTTCCTGTATGCCTCTGGCTTCGCAGCTCACCCCACAAAAGAATTGCTAAACGCCTTAATG GGGATACTTGATGGTAAAATTGGGAGTGAGGATATCCGAGAAACAGTTATTATTATCGTTGGAGCACTTGTCAGAAAATTCTGTGAGAAAGGACAGTGTGAACTACCG GCAGTGATTAAAGCAAAAGAAATGATtctggatggagcggaaacagcaaAAACGGAATCTGAGATTCTGATGTACCTTCTTGCTTTGAAGAATGCTCTCCTTCCCAATGCAGTTCCTATTTTCCTGAAACATGCAGAGGCTGGCTCTGGACCTATCAGCAATGTTGCAATCTCTGCCATCCAGAAGTATGAACAGGCATTCATCACAGAGGAG GTGAAAAAGGTAATGAACAGGATCTACCACCAGACCCGAGGGATTCATGAGAAAACTGTGCGAGTGTCTGCTGCAGATATCATCTTTAACAACAACCCCTCATACATGGAGGTCAGAAACATTCTCCTCTCCATTGGTGAACTTGTACCTGAGATGAATAAATACATACTTGCAAAGATTCAGGATATTCTTCGTTTTAAGCTTCCGGGCAG TGACATAGTGAAAAAAGTTCTGAAAGATACCTTTGTTCACAACTATGACCGTTTCTCCAAGATTGGCTCCTCATCTGCCTACTCAGGATACATGAAAC AGGGCATTGACTCTAGATCCATATACAGTCTGGACATCCTGTACTCCGAATCAGGAATCCTGAGAAAGAGCAACATGAACATCTTTGTATTCAGCCAGGAATCACAACTCCATGCTACCCAG GTTGTCATTGAAGCTCAGGGATTAGAGACCTTAATAGCTGCAACACCAGATGAAGGGGAGGAGAATCTTGATTCCATGGCCGGCATGTCTGCAGTATTGTTTGATGTCCAGCTCAGGCCTGTCACCTTCTTTCGAGGTTACAGTGACTTAATGGCCAAGATGTTTACCACGACTGGTGACCCAATCAGCGTTGTCAAAGGAGTCATTCTACTCATTGATCATTCCCAG GTCCTTCCATTGCAGTCAGGATTGAGGGCAGCTGTGGAGTTCCAAGGAGGTTTGGCCATTGACATCTCGGGTGGAATGGAGTTCAGCCTATGGTACCGAGAATCTAAAACCACTGTCAGCAACAG ctatcaggctcttgaacttccccttgttacactCACCTGGGGCTTCGACACCAGAAAAGGACTGTATGCatga